Proteins encoded in a region of the Xylocopa sonorina isolate GNS202 chromosome 1, iyXylSono1_principal, whole genome shotgun sequence genome:
- the Chchd2 gene encoding coiled-coil-helix-coiled-coil-helix domain containing 2 yields MPRRGRVSAPPPRTVRRSAAPPAPAPAPAAHPPAHAPASAPMTLQQPPSLMGQMAATAGGVAIGHTIGHAVTGLFSGGSSEAAAATGGVAPAAAPSTPSSAPAGGACAWEVKQFLECAQNQSDLTLCEGFNEALRQCKTSHSIA; encoded by the exons ATGCCACGACGTGGACGTGTATCTGCTCCTCCGCCAAGGAC GGTCAGGCGTTCCGCAGCTCCTCCAGCTCCTGCCCCAGCCCCGGCCGCACACCCTCCAGCGCATGCTCCAGCATCAGCACCAATGACGCTTCAACAACCTCCATCCCTCATGGGACAAATGGCTGCCACTGCAGGAGGTGTAGCCATTGGTCATACCATCGGACATGCAGTAACTGGGCTCTTCAGTGGAGGCTCCAGTGAAGCTGCCGCTGCTACAGGTGGAGTGGCACCCGCTGCAGCACCAAGCACACCGTCGTCTGCACCTGCTGGTGGTGCTTGCGCATGGGAAGTAAAGCAATTCTTAGAATGTGCTCAGAATCAATCTGATCTTACATTGTGCGAAGGATTCAATGAGGCGCTTCGTCAGTGCAAAACTTCTCACA GCATAGCTTAA